From Rutidosis leptorrhynchoides isolate AG116_Rl617_1_P2 chromosome 3, CSIRO_AGI_Rlap_v1, whole genome shotgun sequence, a single genomic window includes:
- the LOC139901284 gene encoding uncharacterized protein, which produces MDKDVDIVAKLKLMKGHLRSWISSSRSNESVRFKEIVNKINDIDISIDDGTAGADLISIRNSLVAERDELLKLEDIDSFRKFSIKWDIEGDENSKFFHASLKHKRYSQHIQGLLVDGVWIEDPDVIKDKFFDYYMSKFDAFHTRVEFGHINPHYRLTVNEDELLERDLDDSEIKNAVWDCGSCNIPDNTFPGYQKIFSSGIMHRGANSAFFTLIPKVTNPILVTDFRPISLVGFFYKIVMKILTNRLLSVIDKIINCSDPELL; this is translated from the exons ATGGACAAGGATGTTGACATAGTGGCTAAGCTTAAATTAATGAAGGGTCATCTCAGAAGTTGGATTAGTTCTTCTAGATCTAATGAATCTGTGAGATTTAAGGAGATTGTTAACAAGATCAATGACATTGATATTTCTATAGATGATGGCACCGCAGGGGCTGATTTGATCAGCATTCGAAATAGTTTGGTTGCGGAAAGAGACGAGTTGTTGAAGTTGGAAGATATTGATTCATTTCGGAAATTTAGTATTAAATGGGACATTGAGGGTGACGAAAACTCCAAGTTTTTTCACGCGTCTCTTAAACACAAACGTTATTCTCAACATATACAAGGCTTATTGGTTGATGGTGTTTGGATTGAGGATCCTGATGTTATAAAGGATAAGTTCTTTGATTACTACATGTCCAAGTTTGATGCATTTCATACACGTGTGGAGTTTGGTCATATTAATCCACACTATCGACTCACTGTTAACGAAGACGAATTACTTGAGAGAGACTTGGATGATTCGGAGATTAAAAATGCGGTGTGGGATTGCGGTAGTTGTAACATCCCAGATAACACGTTCCCT GGATATCAGAAGATTTTTTCTTCAGGCATCATGCATCGAGGTGCAAATTCGGCTTTTTTCACTCTTATCCCAAAAGTTACGAACCCGATTCTTGTGACCGATTTTCGACCCATCTCGTTGGTGGGCTTCTTTTACAAGATTGTCATGAAGATACTCACAAATCGTTTGCTTAGTGTTATTGACAAGATCATTAACTGTAGTGACCCCGaacttttgtga
- the LOC139901285 gene encoding uncharacterized protein, whose amino-acid sequence MVGNVRNVPLKDGWSVKVRRSEKEYQSFFVTNFPEHADVPALWKVFDGYGYLIDVYIAKKRAKSGKRFGFIRFMGVKHVLDMENRLADVWMGSFHFYVEASKFDSTKTTKSLTERVTHVVDVDEDKVPKASNVAPKIIKNPEKTKVDLADENSYASRVSVKKQPVLQTTIEDSDLISISNKDYVVMAKVKDVGALYSVYKVCLAEGFSNFDIQYVGGYWIWFKFETLVSVSAFKTNDNILSLFYCIKEPSDNFTVDERIVWIEISGLPTCAWGTNASKKLASLFGRFLFFESNSKLPLSSSRVCIATYDKKPILSNVTIGIKGISVEVYAHEVGTWMFDIESTIDPVSSNDVSTNIDDIISSSSDSSDIEED is encoded by the exons ATGGTGGGTAACGTTCGTAATGTGCCGCTCAAAGATGGGTGGTCTGTCAAGGTACGACGCAGTG AGAAAGAGTATCAATCGTTTTTTGTTACTAACTTCCCGGAACATGCCGACGTTCCTGCTCTTTGGAAGGTGTTTGATGGCTATGGCTACCTGATCGATGTCTACATAGCAAAGAAGAGAGCGAAATCTGGTAAACGCTTTGGTTTCATTAGATTCATGGGTGTTAAACATGTGCTCGATATGGAAAACAGACTTGCAGATGTCTGGATGGGGAGTTTTCACTTCTACGTGGAAGCTTCCAAATTCGATAGCACTAAAACTACCAAGAGTCTTACCGAGCGGGTTACACATGTTgtggatgttgatgaagataaggTACCAAAAGCTTCTAACGTTGCTCCTAAGATCATTAAGAATCCAGAAAAGACGAAGGTTGATTTAGCAGACGAAAACTCGTATGCGTCCAGGGTGTCTGTCAAAAAACAACCCGTTTTGCAGACTACTattgaggattctgatttaatctcGATTTCTAATAAGGACTACGTTGTTATGGCCAAGGTTAAAGACGTGGGTGCTCTTTATTCGGTATACAAAGTTTGCTTAGCCGAGGGTTTTTCTAACTTCGACATTCAATACGTTGGTGGCTATTGGATTTGGTTTAAATTTGAGACTTTAGTGAGTGTTTCAGCTTTCAAAACGAATGATAACATTTTGTCTTTGTTCTATTGCATCAAAGAACCTTCTGATAACTTCACCGTAGATGAAAGAATCGTTTGGATTGAAATTTCGGGTTTGCCTACATGTGCGTGGGGCACGAATGCTAGTAAGAAGTTAGCCTCCTTGTTTGGCAGATTTCTTTTTTTCGAATCCAATAGCAAACTGCCTTTATCATCTAGTAGAGTATGCATTGCTACTTATGATAAGAAACCTATTTTATCAAATGTAACAATTGGTATTAAAGGCATTAGTGTGGAGGTTTATGCACATGAAGTTGGAACGTGGATGTTCGATATTGAGTCTACAATCGATCCTGTTAGCAGCAACGATGTGTCTACTAATATTGATGACATAATCAGCAGCTCCTCGGATTCTTCTGATATTGAGGAAGATTAA